One window of Hylemonella gracilis genomic DNA carries:
- a CDS encoding ABC transporter substrate-binding protein yields MRKRSFLQASAVLAATLTLGLAQAQTPVKFQLDWRFEGPSALFLQPVAKGHFKAAGLDVAVDAGNGSGGTVTRVASGAYDMGFADMASLMEFHANNPDAPNKPVAVMMVYNSTPAAVLALKKSGISKPADLSGKKLGAPVFDAGRKAFPIFEAANKITGVTWTAMDPPLRETMLARGDVDAITGFSFTSLLNLEARGVKTEDVVILPYPEYGVKLYANAIIVSPKFLQEKPEVVKAFLKAFAKGVKEVIADPAASVAYIKERDGIIDVALETRRLKMAIDSTIATPDTYKEGFGQVDAKRLALMATQVSEAFKTKTPVDAKVVWNGAFLPAKADLDVLPKK; encoded by the coding sequence ATGCGCAAGCGTTCCTTCCTGCAAGCCTCCGCCGTCCTGGCCGCCACGCTGACCCTTGGCCTGGCCCAGGCCCAGACCCCGGTCAAGTTCCAACTCGACTGGCGTTTCGAAGGCCCTTCGGCCCTGTTCCTGCAGCCCGTGGCCAAGGGCCACTTCAAGGCCGCTGGACTGGACGTCGCGGTGGACGCGGGCAACGGCTCGGGCGGCACGGTCACGCGCGTGGCCTCGGGTGCCTACGACATGGGCTTCGCGGACATGGCTTCGCTGATGGAGTTCCACGCCAACAACCCCGACGCCCCGAACAAGCCCGTGGCCGTGATGATGGTCTACAACAGCACCCCGGCCGCCGTGCTGGCGCTCAAGAAGTCCGGCATCAGCAAGCCGGCCGACCTGTCGGGCAAGAAGCTGGGCGCCCCCGTCTTCGACGCCGGCCGCAAGGCCTTCCCCATCTTCGAAGCCGCCAACAAGATCACCGGCGTGACCTGGACGGCCATGGACCCGCCGCTGCGCGAGACCATGCTGGCCCGCGGCGACGTGGACGCCATCACCGGCTTCTCATTCACCTCGCTGCTGAATCTGGAAGCGCGCGGCGTCAAGACCGAGGACGTGGTCATCCTGCCCTACCCCGAATACGGCGTGAAGCTCTACGCCAACGCCATCATCGTCTCGCCCAAGTTCCTGCAAGAGAAACCCGAGGTGGTCAAGGCCTTCCTCAAGGCCTTCGCCAAGGGCGTGAAGGAAGTCATCGCCGACCCGGCCGCCTCCGTGGCCTACATCAAGGAGCGCGACGGCATCATCGACGTGGCGCTGGAAACCCGCCGCCTGAAGATGGCCATCGACTCGACCATCGCCACGCCCGACACCTACAAGGAAGGTTTCGGCCAGGTTGACGCCAAGCGCCTGGCGCTGATGGCCACGCAGGTGTCAGAAGCCTTCAAGACCAAAACGCCGGTCGATGCCAAGGTGGTCTGGAACGGAGCCTTCCTGCCCGCCAAGGCCGATCTGGACGTCTTGCCCAAGAAGTAA
- a CDS encoding ABC transporter ATP-binding protein: MPNEAPSSDRPFVEFNDVWLAYNDELLAQNQFAVEAINLKVRQGEFIAIVGPSGCGKSTFMKLTTGLKMPSMGRIRVDGQPVTGPLKISGMAFQSPSLLPWRTTLDNVLLPLEIVEPHRSLLKKNRKQYEERARNLLATVGLSGYEKKFPWELSGGMQQRASICRALIHEPKMLLLDEPFGALDAFTREELWCTLRDLHAAQKFNVILVTHDLRESVFLADTVYVMSKGPGRFIVQRDIDLPRPRDLDVTYTPEFTHIVQELRGHIGAIRGNTGQAGAVINP; encoded by the coding sequence ATGCCCAACGAAGCCCCTTCCTCCGACAGGCCGTTCGTCGAATTCAACGACGTCTGGCTGGCCTACAACGACGAACTGCTGGCGCAGAACCAGTTCGCCGTCGAAGCGATCAACCTGAAGGTCCGCCAGGGCGAATTCATCGCCATCGTCGGACCCTCGGGCTGCGGCAAATCCACCTTCATGAAGCTGACCACCGGCCTGAAGATGCCCAGCATGGGCCGCATCCGCGTCGACGGTCAACCCGTGACGGGGCCGCTCAAGATCTCGGGCATGGCCTTCCAGTCGCCGTCGCTGCTGCCCTGGCGCACCACGCTGGACAACGTGCTGCTTCCCCTGGAAATCGTGGAGCCGCATCGCTCCCTGCTCAAGAAGAACCGCAAGCAGTACGAGGAGCGCGCCCGCAATCTGCTGGCCACCGTGGGCCTCTCGGGTTACGAGAAGAAATTTCCGTGGGAGCTATCAGGTGGCATGCAGCAGCGCGCCAGCATCTGCCGCGCCCTGATCCACGAGCCCAAGATGCTGCTGCTGGACGAGCCCTTTGGCGCGCTAGATGCCTTCACCCGCGAGGAGCTCTGGTGCACGCTGCGCGACCTGCACGCAGCCCAGAAGTTCAACGTCATCCTCGTCACGCACGACCTGCGCGAAAGCGTGTTCCTGGCCGACACGGTGTACGTGATGAGCAAGGGCCCGGGCCGCTTCATCGTGCAACGCGACATCGACCTGCCGCGCCCGCGTGATCTGGACGTGACCTACACCCCCGAGTTCACCCACATCGTCCAGGAACTGCGCGGGCACATCGGCGCAATACGCGGAAATACGGGCCAGGCCGGCGCCGTGATCAATCCATAA
- a CDS encoding ABC transporter permease, with translation MNHHKAVERWAPWLLLTFILILWQIICSGLNVSEFIFPSPLRIWEQTLEHKATIAGHAWRTYWVTMAGFGIAIGVGVLLGFLIGSSRLAYAAVYPLMTAFNALPKAAFVPVLVVWFGIGIGPAILTAFLISFFPIMVNIATGLATLEPELEDVLRVLGARRWDVLIKVGLPRSLPYFFGSLKVAITLAFVGTTVSEMTAANEGIGYLLISAGSAMKMGLAFSGLLVVGAMAMVMYELFSFIEKHTTAWAHRGSQSH, from the coding sequence ATGAACCATCACAAAGCCGTCGAACGCTGGGCCCCCTGGCTGCTGCTGACCTTCATCCTCATCCTCTGGCAGATCATCTGCTCGGGCCTCAATGTCTCGGAATTCATCTTCCCCAGTCCCCTGCGCATCTGGGAACAGACGCTCGAACACAAAGCCACCATCGCCGGTCACGCCTGGCGCACTTACTGGGTCACCATGGCGGGCTTCGGCATCGCCATCGGGGTCGGCGTGCTGCTGGGCTTCCTGATCGGCAGTTCGCGCCTGGCCTACGCCGCCGTCTACCCACTGATGACGGCCTTCAACGCCCTGCCCAAGGCAGCCTTCGTGCCGGTGCTGGTGGTGTGGTTCGGCATCGGCATCGGCCCAGCCATCCTCACCGCCTTCCTGATCAGCTTCTTCCCCATCATGGTCAACATCGCCACCGGCCTGGCCACGCTGGAACCCGAACTGGAAGACGTGTTGCGCGTGCTCGGCGCGCGCCGCTGGGACGTGCTGATCAAGGTCGGCCTGCCGCGCTCCCTGCCCTACTTCTTCGGTTCGCTCAAGGTCGCCATCACCCTGGCCTTCGTCGGCACCACGGTGTCGGAAATGACGGCGGCCAACGAAGGCATCGGCTACCTGCTGATCTCGGCCGGTTCGGCCATGAAGATGGGGCTGGCGTTCAGCGGCCTGCTGGTCGTCGGCGCGATGGCCATGGTGATGTACGAGCTGTTCAGCTTCATCGAGAAGCACACCACGGCCTGGGCACACCGCGGTTCGCAGAGTCACTGA
- a CDS encoding nucleoside deaminase: MTPEQVIRHLTRANAVAGRARDQLGRHPFGALLVAPDDETVLAEQGNVDTVNHAESVLARTAALNYPGEYLGHCTLVTTVEPCAMCAGTQYWAGIGRLVYGLSERRLLALTGSHDENPTMDLPCRTVFAAGQKRIEVIGPVAEMEEDIAALHRDFWQAHAKNP; encoded by the coding sequence GTGACGCCTGAACAAGTGATCCGCCACCTGACGCGCGCCAACGCGGTGGCAGGCCGCGCGCGCGACCAACTGGGTCGCCACCCGTTCGGCGCCCTCCTGGTCGCTCCCGACGACGAAACCGTGCTGGCCGAGCAGGGCAATGTGGACACGGTGAACCACGCCGAATCGGTGCTCGCGCGCACGGCGGCGTTGAACTACCCGGGCGAGTACCTGGGCCACTGCACCCTGGTCACGACGGTCGAGCCTTGCGCCATGTGCGCCGGCACACAGTATTGGGCCGGCATCGGTCGCCTGGTCTACGGCCTGAGTGAACGGCGACTGCTCGCCCTCACCGGCAGCCACGACGAAAACCCGACCATGGACCTGCCCTGCCGCACCGTCTTCGCCGCGGGCCAGAAGCGCATCGAGGTCATCGGCCCGGTGGCGGAGATGGAAGAGGACATCGCCGCCCTGCACCGCGACTTCTGGCAAGCCCACGCCAAGAACCCCTGA
- a CDS encoding transporter substrate-binding domain-containing protein — translation MQRRPFLHAVLGTATVAFALLGTSAQAQDALSQVMQAKKIKIAVPTDYPPYGFVGLDLQPQGLDIEVGKLIANKLGVALELVPVTSANRIPYLQTGQVQLVISTLGKNPERQKVIDFTHAYSPFFQAVYAPKSLAIKSFADLGGKTIAVAKGAMEEQELVKAGPSSMVFKRYEDQAASTAAFVAGQTQVIATSVSNAGLMMQKNPQLGAEYKLLIKDSPNFIGVAKGQDALRAKVNDILLAARKDGTIDKLSQQWLGRPAGDLPLSE, via the coding sequence ATGCAACGCCGCCCTTTCCTCCACGCCGTCCTCGGTACCGCCACGGTGGCCTTCGCCCTGCTGGGCACGTCGGCCCAAGCGCAAGACGCGCTCAGCCAGGTCATGCAGGCCAAAAAGATCAAGATCGCCGTGCCCACGGATTACCCGCCCTACGGTTTCGTGGGTCTGGACCTGCAACCCCAGGGCTTGGACATCGAGGTGGGCAAGCTCATCGCCAACAAACTGGGCGTGGCGCTGGAACTGGTGCCGGTGACCAGCGCCAATCGCATTCCCTATCTGCAGACCGGCCAGGTGCAGTTGGTGATCTCCACCCTGGGCAAGAACCCCGAACGCCAGAAGGTGATCGACTTCACGCACGCCTACTCGCCTTTCTTCCAGGCCGTCTACGCACCCAAGAGCCTCGCCATCAAGAGCTTCGCCGACCTGGGCGGCAAGACCATCGCCGTCGCCAAGGGCGCGATGGAAGAACAGGAACTGGTCAAGGCCGGCCCGTCCAGCATGGTCTTCAAGCGCTATGAAGACCAGGCCGCCAGCACCGCCGCCTTCGTCGCCGGTCAGACCCAAGTCATCGCCACCAGCGTCTCCAACGCCGGCCTGATGATGCAGAAGAACCCGCAGCTCGGCGCGGAGTACAAGCTGCTGATCAAGGACAGTCCCAACTTTATTGGCGTCGCCAAGGGCCAGGACGCGCTGCGCGCCAAGGTCAACGACATCCTGCTCGCTGCGCGCAAGGACGGCACCATCGACAAGCTGTCCCAGCAGTGGCTGGGCCGTCCGGCCGGCGACCTGCCCCTGTCCGAATAA
- a CDS encoding amino acid ABC transporter permease, translating to MATTLDFSLLLAQWPFLLQGVAWTLGLTAIAMALGLFVGVACAWARASGPLWLKTLTGAYVELVRNTPFIVQLFFIFFGLPSVGLRLSPEAASILAMVLNLGAYSAEIIRAGVQATPRGQIEAALSLALNRWQVYTRVVLPPALKRVWPALVSQIIIVMLGSAVCGQISTEELSYAANVISAASFRTFESYIVVTAVYLLLAVALRRLLHWAGPRFIFGR from the coding sequence ATGGCCACCACCCTTGATTTCAGCCTGCTGCTGGCACAATGGCCTTTCCTGCTTCAGGGTGTGGCCTGGACGTTGGGGCTGACGGCGATCGCCATGGCCCTGGGCCTGTTCGTGGGTGTCGCCTGTGCCTGGGCACGCGCCAGCGGGCCGCTGTGGTTGAAGACCCTCACGGGCGCCTACGTGGAACTGGTTCGCAACACGCCCTTCATCGTCCAGCTTTTCTTCATCTTCTTCGGCCTGCCCTCGGTGGGGCTGCGACTGTCCCCTGAAGCGGCCTCCATCCTCGCGATGGTGCTCAACCTGGGCGCCTATTCCGCCGAGATCATCCGCGCCGGCGTGCAGGCCACGCCGCGCGGGCAGATCGAAGCCGCGCTGAGCCTGGCGCTGAACCGCTGGCAGGTCTATACCCGCGTGGTGCTGCCTCCAGCGCTCAAGCGCGTCTGGCCCGCCCTGGTCAGCCAGATCATCATCGTGATGCTCGGCTCGGCCGTCTGCGGGCAGATCTCCACCGAGGAACTGAGCTACGCCGCCAACGTCATCTCGGCGGCGAGCTTTCGCACCTTCGAGTCCTACATCGTGGTCACGGCGGTCTATCTGCTGCTGGCCGTCGCGCTGCGCCGTTTGCTGCACTGGGCCGGGCCGCGTTTCATTTTTGGACGCTGA
- a CDS encoding amino acid ABC transporter permease: MPEFSLWDIVRNLLLAARWTVVLSLIAFIGGGLVGGLLLVLRLAHLRGMDRAVATYVQLFQGTPLLMQLFLTYFGLALLGLQTSPWTAAGLALTLYTSAFLTEIWRGCVAAIPRGQWEAAQSLALSFGEQLRHVILPQALRIAIPPTVGFLVQVVKGTALASVIGFVELTRAGNMISNVTYQPFTVFACVALLYFALCWPISLYAQALERKLHASRR, from the coding sequence ATGCCCGAATTCAGCCTCTGGGACATCGTGCGCAACCTGCTGCTGGCCGCGCGCTGGACGGTGGTGCTGTCGCTGATCGCCTTCATCGGCGGCGGTCTTGTGGGCGGCTTGCTGCTGGTGTTGCGGCTGGCGCACCTGCGGGGCATGGACCGGGCCGTGGCCACCTATGTGCAGCTCTTCCAGGGCACGCCGCTGTTGATGCAGCTCTTCCTGACCTACTTCGGCCTCGCCCTGCTGGGCCTGCAGACCTCGCCCTGGACGGCGGCGGGTCTGGCGCTCACGCTCTACACCAGCGCCTTCCTGACTGAGATCTGGCGCGGCTGCGTGGCCGCCATTCCCCGTGGCCAATGGGAAGCCGCGCAAAGCCTGGCCCTGAGTTTCGGCGAGCAACTGCGCCACGTCATCCTGCCCCAGGCCCTGCGCATCGCGATCCCACCCACCGTGGGTTTCCTGGTGCAGGTGGTCAAGGGCACGGCGCTCGCCTCGGTGATCGGTTTCGTGGAGCTCACGCGCGCGGGCAACATGATCTCGAACGTGACCTACCAGCCCTTCACCGTCTTCGCCTGCGTGGCCCTGCTCTACTTCGCCCTCTGCTGGCCCATCAGCCTCTACGCCCAGGCCCTTGAAAGAAAGCTCCATGCAAGCCGCCGTTGA
- a CDS encoding amino acid ABC transporter ATP-binding protein: MQAAVEVLHADPIVRITALRKSYGRNEVLKGIDLDVGRGEVIAIIGKSGSGKSTLLRCINGLEEFQEGSLIVDGKQLLHDSAMAMRALRQRVGMIFQSFNLFPHLTAGRNIMLAPTLVKERSKAEATEQARALLERVGLAEKFDAMPEQLSGGQQQRVAIARALAMEPAVLLCDEITSALDPELVGEVLRVVESLAQEGMTLLMVTHEMNFARKVSDRVIFMHQGRVHESGPPAQIFGQPQTPELQQFLSSLHG; the protein is encoded by the coding sequence ATGCAAGCCGCCGTTGAAGTCCTTCATGCCGATCCCATCGTGCGCATCACCGCTTTGCGCAAAAGCTACGGCAGGAACGAAGTCCTCAAAGGCATCGACCTCGACGTGGGTCGCGGCGAAGTCATCGCCATCATTGGCAAGAGCGGCTCGGGCAAGAGCACGCTGCTGCGCTGCATCAACGGGCTGGAGGAATTCCAGGAGGGCTCGCTGATCGTCGACGGCAAGCAGTTGCTGCACGACAGTGCCATGGCCATGCGCGCCTTGCGCCAGCGCGTGGGAATGATCTTCCAAAGCTTCAACCTCTTCCCGCACCTCACGGCGGGCCGCAACATCATGCTCGCGCCCACGCTGGTGAAAGAGCGCAGCAAGGCCGAAGCCACTGAACAGGCGCGCGCCCTGCTTGAGCGCGTGGGCCTGGCCGAGAAGTTCGACGCCATGCCCGAACAGCTCTCGGGTGGCCAGCAACAGCGCGTAGCCATCGCCCGCGCCCTGGCCATGGAACCGGCCGTGCTGCTCTGCGACGAAATCACCTCCGCGCTGGACCCCGAACTCGTGGGCGAAGTGCTGCGCGTGGTGGAGTCGCTGGCCCAGGAAGGCATGACGCTGCTGATGGTCACGCACGAAATGAACTTCGCACGCAAGGTCAGCGACCGCGTGATCTTCATGCACCAAGGCCGCGTGCACGAGTCCGGCCCGCCGGCGCAGATCTTCGGCCAACCGCAGACGCCCGAGCTGCAGCAGTTCCTGTCCTCGCTGCACGGATAG